The Pagrus major chromosome 5, Pma_NU_1.0 genomic sequence GTGTCAGTCAAGTTACCCCTGTTGCAATAGACTGAGCTGTAGTGAATTATTTGGCACACAGTGGAGGACACAGGAAGTGTTTAAACTGATTTCAGGGTCAGGAAAAGCTCAAGGTTCAAAATGCTGATTCATGTAAGTTATGGGAGGTACTTGAAGCTCCTGATTCTACTTTAATAAAAACTGTCTGGGAATGCTGATTTATAGATGTCAGGTTTACACATTACAGGTTAAAGACGCTTCTTTTTAAAGgttttctcaaaatgtgacTCAAACAAAAACTTTCACCTCTGATATTACTTAcagagacactacaggtgaatagGGTAAGGATGTTGACTACTTACATTAAATcaattacttatttatttatttttcctgaaatgtaatgaataaatatgcaaatgattcattatctaattaaatatgcaaCCATTTGCATGGATTTCCataaaagaagacaacattagcatttcattttgttgacatataTGAGTCAATGGCTTTTACAGAGAgaatttgggatttttttttttaatcaatccataaatcaggaaatactgccaacaaacaaaaatctatTTCACTGTAATCAGGCGATGAATTATATATGAACAAACCCCCTCTTTAAAAACTGGAGCATATGGTGTGTAAGTGCTACTGAAGAGAGTTTTGGCTCAGAGTATAAGAATAACAAgtcattttgagaaaacatagacataaataaacaatatcaAACAAAATAAGTCATAGATTTCCacatgaaacttccccagttgattacttattagacatttttttgtgttgaaagttttctgacattttaaacgAGTGCACCTAATTAAACATGCActaatttgcatacattttctGAACAGAAAcctgaactaaaataaacacctaaatgtgtattttggacattttcttcccaaacatgtttttatctgtaGTGTCTCTCCAGCTGATTATTGCCTGCTGCTTCATGTATGCTTTCAGTGCTGTCAGTCCTGTTTTTGACATGCATCCTTATTACATGTGTACAGTGAATGTCGTGGCCATGCTCCATAACTTCTGGGAGCAGAGGCAGATGAGCCAGTCAAATCGCTCCATCGGTGAATCTGATGGTTCTGTTGGGGACACAGCCATCAAGACAGAGAGCCTGCTGCTGTACGAGTCTGCACCGTCCCCTGGTCCCCCATACATCTGCTACGTCACCCTGCCTGGAGGAAGCTGCTTTGGCAACTACAAGGTGTGTTTATCATCACCAGTGCTGTCTGGCAGGATCTCTACACTTTGCACTGTGTGAACTTACACCAGTTATCCTTCGTGTGAAACTGGAAATATCACCATCATGTGGTGAGCACACATAGTTGACCAAACATAAGCAAAAAGGGttgttaaaaaacatgatgcagGTGATGTTTGTGTCTTGACAGTTTATTATACAACCTAAATGGATAGTACATCCACTGATTCAAATTAACTATTAGTCTCTATGCATACATGGTAACAAAACTTTATAATCTGTAATCGCTTCTCTTCATTTTgctacagcagcaacagccCCCAgaatccatttttttaaaagtcagaggCAGGCACTCAGAAGCAAAAGGTCATTCAGTGGCGATAAACACAGTCACGTAGACTTTTAGGGTTGTTTTAAATTGATGTCATTCTGTTAAATGCCTATCAATGGGCTCATTGTGACCCAGACAGCAGCCCCCAGCTCATAGAAGGCATGTGATTGGTTTTTTGTGAATACCTCTCGTGTCCTAATCTCATTGGTGATTTGAGTTCTGATCCCATGATTAGCTGTAATGAAGTGTAAAATCATCAAAATGGAACTAAGACTGGGTGCCCGTTTGAAGACAGAACTTATTGGCTCAAAGTCAGTCAACCCGAGGCTCAATACATATCAGCACACACTGTGAGAAAGTTTCacatcttttctctttctttttccactctTTGTAACATTTTAACCCTTCGTGTTCATTATCTCTCATCCTCAGGTGTGTGACACTCAGGCAGAGGCACGGAGGGACGCAGCTCGCGTGGCTCTGATGAACTCACTTGTGAACGAGCTGCCATGTCGACGCATCAGCCCTCAGTTCATCACTCAGAGTCTGCAGCAGGCCGCAACAGACAGTGCTGTGAGTGTGAGCCAGTGCCGACACAGTATTACCCCTTTCAGACTGTAGCTATGACACAGAAGGAGAGTGTTTAGTCTAACATGAATGTTGGCTCTGTTAAGGTCTCTATTGAAGACGCATGTGATTCAAGCACCAGTATAGGAACCTACAGTTTGCTGCTCCACTCCTACATAGGAAGGACCATGCTGGAGTTCCAGGTAAAACATAAAGCCAAGGCTCATTTTGCAAAATGCTATTTTTCTTGTAGCAGTGCTCATAAATCATGTGGAGTCATGTGGTAATTTTGTGAAAGATCAATTTACTTCAAAGGATTTAAGCTTTTTGAAGTGCCGCTTTAAGCTTGGGGATCTAATATAGTCTATTTATAATTGGACCCCACGTtaaattgttatcattttacACACCTACATTTGGAATTATTAAGCCAAACATGACCAAAATTACAACTGGTGGGTGATAATTACATTCCCCGTTGTTATCATTACAGCTCTAGTCTGTTTTTGCTTATTTATTCACACTCCATCTCACTCTCAGTTAGACCCCAACAGGGAGTCCTGGTATGAAACACCTTATATTTCTACCTTTGTGTAAATAAGCCCACGTCTGCAGACAGAGGGCTATTAGCAGGAGGAAATGGGTTCATTATCATTCCTGCTAAAGCATGGCTCATAAAGATGAAACACTTCCAAGTAATACACACACCTCCATATGTGCGCACATGTacatacacagaaaaaatacatttgcacacacaccctcaaaTCTTTACACATATGGTATGCAGCCGTCTGCGTATCATTTATACATGCAGTCAATGCTGGAGCTGTCAGATAGTTTGTTTGTCAAGCAGATGAGCAAGTAGCATAAAGCAGATGCACAATTCGAAACAGAGCAAACAGGCCGGTAGGTACAACATGGACTTTGACCCCAGGCGACTAACGTGTCATATTTTCCATCTGTGTCTCATTAGGTTCATTTAATCTATAGACTCTCTCTGTTTAACACAAATGTCACTAGCTCTTAACACACGGCAGCTGTTCAGCCagacagtgttttataaatcagGATGAGGCCTACCTGGTGTGAAAAGATTTACAATATCTCTTCAAACCAATCATCCACAGTTTAGGTGTGACTTCAAGAAATGTTCACATAATATGTTATCTTTGTCGGACCTGTGTACACAGAGCTGGATGTGTGGGTTTGTTACTCAGGTCATTAGTTATATGGTTGTGCAAGACTCTCTCactctttgtgttttatgtattcTGAGGAGCTTTCCCTGTCCCTCTGTAGGAGATGATGACGATTTTTCAGTTGTTGCACTGGAACGGGACGCTGAAGGTTCTGAGGGAAAGGCAGTGCTCTCGACAGGTACAGGCCTTGCCAAGAATATATCTCATCCCTGGTGTCAGCTAACTTTGGTTGAGCATTTCAGTTATGCctattttcctttcctcctaCTCAGAGTGTGATTACCTATTACTCTCAGCGAGGACTTGATGAGTACATGCGCAGCAGCTTAGCTCTGGATTGGCTCGGACGGGAGCAAAGGTCACCGGGACGACTcgcagaggagctgcaggtggcGCAGAGGGAGCTGGTGTTGGCCAGGCGTCGAGGCATAGAGCTGCGCTTCTACAAGGAAAAGACGGAGATCCTCAGCTTGGCTCTGAGTCAAGCATACATTCACCACACACCCGAGGACTTCAGCCAGGTGCAGAGTCACACATACAAGCAAGAACAACTTCCTTTACACCCATTATACAGCCAGGACTCTGAAGTCCAGATAACCCCACCATGCAGTCCTTCACCAAGCctccataaaaacacaaaacaaacagtctgtCAAACGTCTGGAAAACACATGCCCTCCAACAGTCCTTCGTCATGCTCACAGGAGACCTTTGTGCCTATAAATAACTTTGAATAGACTGAAGCAGAAGATGGGCTCTAAAACTTGACATTTGACTCTGTAAATAAGCTAAAAGTCTGTCATTTGagatttgaccttttttttgaGAGAAGAACATATCAAGCATGGACACGGTATTCAGGTTTTCTGTAAACGTTCTGTAATCATGAGAGTTACAaatattgtgtttatatgtctaATAATAATGCTCTAGCCTTGTTAACACTCCTTTGTGACTATAGATCCAATACTTAAAGATGTCTGTTgtgtcattaaaataatttagaaCAACTAACAGGAAATATAGTTGAACTGTAGCTGTAACCTTCTGTCGAGGCTATTTTTGTATGAGAGCTCACTGCTGCCTTCGCTTTTATGTATGTTCAATTACGTTGTCTTTCTGAGAGGAAAACCTGAAAGTCAAAAtacatgaattttaaaatgacttaGAATGATTCAACCTGGATTGGTTCACATACCAGCAAATTAGTGCTCCTCCATGCctcactcttcttctctccttctctgcctggCATCTGGCGTATCAATTCCAAACTGATTGGAAACTACTTGCCAggacactgactgactgtgggACATGTTGGATGACGTGTTGCTGGGTGTTATGAAAAAGAGTGTCTGTTGTTGAGTGTgagacacatttatttgatagtgtTGGAGAGCAAAAGGGTATGAAATATGGATACTCTTGTATTGAAAAGCACTTACTTTGTACCTCATGATAAAATGCATACAGGCCAAGAGCATTCAGTTGTCTTAGGTTTGGTTTGGCATTGGGactaaatgcattttaaagggaaaatgtttgtttttaatcatcgtaatgtacatttgtaaataaatattttctgtgACTCATGACCTGCCTGTGCATTCATATGGACGCTGCCGGGAATGGTAAGGTGCTTTTTAAAGTGTAATGACTGAGAAAATATTAATTGTAATAGATACTTTTGGGTTTGTGGGATATGTTTCTTGCATGATCACCTTAGTTGAGATTAGAGTGAACCACCATGAACCAGATCACAGAATACGCTTTTAAAGTTTACTATACCAACTCAGAACTGGGGAAGATTAGATCAGTTAGGGACGCTCAGTCCTCTTTGAGACTTTATAGTAAGGCTCGctgatattttaaatattcaaaccaTTGGATTTAGTGTGACGGACTTTTCTTGCTTGGATTTTCTGTATATGATTTGATCTCAGCGTTCTCTTGCGAAGGAGATCTCAGTGAGACTTCCTGAATGAGTAGAGCTTAAAGGAAAAATTCACCCAagaatggaaattcagtcattactcaATGCCATGTcagatgaagttttgtagtccacaaaacatttctggagttttcCAGCAAAACAGCACTGGCGTATTTCACTGAACAACAtaagtggatggggacttgttttaaaacctaaaaaacaaCGGCCCCCTGGGGATTCAGAAAACTTGGATTATGCCGAATGAGCTGTATGGGaccattttctgttttgattttgttttttaaacaagtcctcatctactttaggaaatgctgcagtgctgtatTTCTGTGAATTTctacaaatgttttgttgactagGAAACCTCTCATGACTTTCCTTCCagatgggggtgaggagatgatgataCCGATACCTATAATCTACAGTTGAAGTATGATCTCGTGTCCAGGTGCCAAGAAATAACTGtcctcattttttttgtgtgtctgtgtttgtgcgtaTGATATAAAGTTTGGGCTCTCTGGCTGTCCGTCGAGAGGTGGAGTAGTCACGTGGTCAGAGATTGTGATCGCTGAGTTCctggaacaaacaaaacaaatgacagcTGACCAGTGGACGGGGCTACCAGCCCGTGTCACTCGCTTCGACGTGTTGAAATCTTATTTTGGGCATTTGCGCAACAATACTGAAAAAAGTGTTCACTGCTGGTGAATAAATtactgaggaggaagacagcGTACCAGGCTAACAGCTAcgtgttagcttagcttagccaTGCAGAACGTCTCAGTTATGTAGCTAGCTAAGGAGAGTTTCATCAGCAGGGACTGGTTTCGTTTTCGTGAAATGTGCTCTCTGGACAATACGTCTGTTCTTGAAGACATGCTAAGTGCTGGCTTGCTGTCCTCCGTCAGAGACTTTTCTCAGCCGGCCATCAagagtgttgtgtttacaaccAGTGACGCTGTTTATCTCAGCAGCACAGCCAGCCACTAGCTGCTTATCGACCTCAGCTAGCTATTACAGCTAattgtgggtgtatgtgtgtgtttactctaCGTATGAGGACTGTTGCGCTGCACTGTTTCCACCAGGAGACACCCCAGTCAGCTGTTTTTCAATGTGATCTGAGTTGTATTGAAACTGGTTTGAGCAGACactaaagatggaggctgtaagaccaaagaagaccaaggcAAAAACCAGCGGAAAATCTCAGGTAATTAAAAGAAGACTTTTACAGTCACTCCTtctgctctttctttttcagtccaCAGACTGGCCTTGGGTCAGGAGGATAATTACACTCCTTCTCCATCACGGTGATTGTTCTTCTGtcacatgaagaaaacaacattaaaggGTGAGCTGTTAAACAAGGATAATCATTGTTTTGGTTGAttgttgttgtatgttttcAGTCGGCCAGGAAGCAGAAGCAggcagaggaagacaaaagagCCACAGtcccctcagctgtgtgtgatgaGGCCTCCACCTCTGGCTTCACCGATGTTCCCCTCAGTCTGCCGTATCAGGaaccagaggaggagcagcacgACCCTGTTCAGCTCCCTGAGACCACGGCACAGCAACCAGATCAGCCCTCTGAGAAACAGCAGACCACCCCATCACAGTCCTTATCCACATCAGTGTCAACTAAGACTTTAGAGCCATCCCTCGAATCAAAAGACAAGGATGGTGGAGTGGCTGCTCAGAGGGCTGAGCTCAAAGTTGCAGCACAGACCACTGACACACAATCATGGAATCAGCCTTGTGTTTCAACTCAGTTTCAGATCACAAATGCCCCGAGTGCTCCAGCACTGTACCCCTCTCTCCCAACACTGGAGGAGGGCCCCATGCTACAGCTCTGTGAGGAAGCTGTGAAAAATGGGGAAAAGGGACCTGCAGTGTTGGCACTGCCTGAACAAGAATCTTCCCCTCCAAGTTTGCAGCCTCTGGAGTCTGTCACCGAACTGTCAGGGAGCAAACTGTACCCAGAATTACCCAAGACAGCTCCGGAAATGCAGGTAATCTCATAAATCAAGAGTATgagtatatttgtgtttttttttacagaagcCCTAATGAATTTAATTATTATGCATACAATTAGTTTGTAGTCAGATGAACACCAAGGCTTTCAAAGTCCAtcaccatttttttccccctgaaacattaacatttaaaagttgTATGTTTTTGAAAGTGTCGACAtcatttgtaatttaatttctAAAAACAACGTTGAACTCCAACATTATATTGTGATGCTTGATTTTGTCAGTATTGCCCAAACCCATTTTTCACCATCGTGCCTTACATACACATGCATTAACATGTGACATAACGTCTCTCAtctcatgtttttcttctgcagcCATTCTCATTAGAGCAACTGAGTGTCTGGGAGCCAGGCGGAGGGTTACGAACTTGGTTAGAGGGTGTTGAAGTGTGTGCAGCCCAGTTCTGTGCTTTAGCCCGGCAGGAGAACCATGAGCTCACCGAACTGCTGCAGAACTACTGGCGCTGTCGTAGACAACTcacccagtcacacacacagctacatacTCAGTCCTCTGACTGCAAGAGCACACAGAATCGTCTCTGGAGCTTCAAAGATGAGCAGCTTACACTTCAGGTGtggtcattaaaacaaaaaacagaaataaaagaaatatagTATGCAGAGAAAATAGCTAATGGTCGTCTGCTGTAATAAcacttgaaaaaacatttctttcataCAGGGTGTGTGCGCAGATCAGTCTAAGGTGTGTGGGTACCACCGCTTCCAGCAGGCAGAGTTCAGTCAGAGTGTGCTGGCTGAGCTCAGGAGACTGTTTGAAGCTCGCAGTGAGCTGCTCCATCAAAAGGTGGCGCTACATGCGTACACTGCTCTGCTCTCACGTCTCCAGGTGGAATCATACTTGTATCGTCTACTAAAAGGTGAGTGACTCGTAAGTTGTTGCGAACATGCTTCTCATGCATAATACAGATCTTAAGTACATACCCTGTATCTGTTTTGTGtatgcttgtttttgtcattagATTGTTCTGGCAGCCAAACACAACCTTGTTCTCTCCAGCCGTTGAAAGAGGCCATCAGTGTCCTGTTCAGCTTCACACGTAGAGTCCTGGATGACTCACAGTTTCAAGCAGACATCCATCACTGGCTGGACAGATtggtacacacacaaacactctacCACCCTTCTTACTCCACATTCCATTGGTCGAggtattgtgttgttttgtttctttacgtGGTTCTCGTACACTTTCCAGGTGGCAGTCCTGCTGCACGTTGGAGGGTCAGGAGAGCACCTTTACCTGCTGTGCCATCTTCTGTGCTGTCCAGCCGGCGTTGGCAAGTGGGCTGCACCCTTCCTTCAGGTTAGTGAAGGACAGTCTTTCATTTATTGTTGTCTTCTCAGTGGTTGTACAAACTGACTTGAGTTTTCTTCCCAATGTCTGCCTCAGATCCAAGTTTTGGGGAACACCTGTGGAGTGCAGCACTTTATGCAAGCTCTGTCCATCCTAATGTCGCCTTCAAGGTACTCTTTCTTAGCCACTGACTGTGACCTGTTGTACACTCTTGCTTTATGCCTTTGGTTTTCTGTTAGAATCCATGTAAACCCTTCAGGGTCTAACAACCTCCCATTTCAAACCAATGGCGTCTTTGTCTTGCACTCAGACACCGTGCAGAGTTTCTGGGACATCTGAAGCCATGTGAGAGCCAGAGCTCAGCAGCTTCTGGACCTGAGTCCGGCAACTGGACACTAGTGGATGAAGGGGGAGAGGAGGTATGTGCATGAAAGCAATGGCTGTATTTTGAGAAAAGAAACCTCACGAAACTTCCACATTAATGTTAGTTctggtgtgtgtatatgtgggtcaggaaaattaaagaaaaacagtagaaaACTTGAAATATGataaagttcattttattttctcggtaaaaacagtgtctgttttcttttccttcactGACTGTTGCACAAAATGTGATATGTCACTGGGGATTATAGATGATGACTTTCTAAATCAGAATGTTCTAGTCTTCGTTCTGACACACTGAGTCATATGCAAAGCTGTTATGAAAAGGGTGCCAAATGAACACCTATGACCATTTAAATATCATGTCTGCCGTCTTAAAACCACAACTGCTGCCAGTGCTAATGTGTTGCTTAGGAACCACTTTAAGAACCATATTATTTTGCAGAATAGTAACATTTTAAGATAGTGTAATTTAAGTACtatataataatgtataattTTTTTGTACAATCGTCTGTTATTACCATTTTATATACAAAGTGAGTTGCTTCCACATTGCTTCTTGCCTTAAAAAGCTGTTGAGTACGTGAAGTGATCATTTAAGCCTTATCTGAAGTAgacttctctcctctgtttagGATGAGGACCCAGACAGCAGCTGGTTGTTGCTCTGTGAGGAGGATCTGATCTCCCTGCTCACCCAGTTCCCGTTCCAGCAGCTCTATTCACACATGCTGGGCATGAGCAAGCAGGGTAGGGgagtctgtctgtccgtccttctgtctgctAGTTTGTCTCATTCACTGTATGAACTGACACACCTCTTCCCATCCAGGTGTGTATGAACCTGTGGCCTGTTCCAGTCAGAAGATGATGCGTGTTTTTGGTTTTGCGTCGTCACTCATTGAAATTCTCGCTCTTGGACTACAAACCTACAACAGGGCACGATACAGACAGCTGGTGAAACGGATAGGACACATCATACGGTCAGTGCACCAATCAGAGAGCTCAAAACTAtgaatacagtatataatattGGAGAATCATAATGttgtcttctctttttcctcagAATGACAGTGTGTTATGTGAGTGATCACTGGGCCCAGTATGTGAGTTTAACTGGTGCTGGTGGGTCCGGCTCACACTCACTGTCTCTGGAAAAACTACAGCTGGAATACGACCATCTCTTCCTCAGAGCTGTTTTACATGTACTCAGAAACAAAAGGTAAGGCCTCCAGTTTCTGTTTTAACTTGAACCCATTTACTTTACGGACattgcatttattttctgtgctcCTCTCTCACAGGTTGGGGATTTGGTTGTTTATGTCCGAGATGCCATATGGGACTCTGTCCAGCTCTATGTTGTGGAGGGTGCTTTATGTTATGCAGTGTGCAGAGACAGCAGGACTGGAAACCCTCGGCACTACAAGTGATACACACTCCTGCGTTCAGGCTCTTAGAGGTACCAGTATACCTGCACTAAATATACTTCATAACCTCAAAAATGTAACTAGCATGGACATTGTAGTAATACTTAGATGTGACCTCATAGTTTCATCATTTGGAAAACTGAATGTATctgacacactttttttttgccgCACAAACGTTTGTAATGAACTTTTATCAAACTACTTAAACTCAGTTTTTTAGGACACTTGGCACATTTATGGCCTTGGGAATATAAAACCAGGTTCAAAAACATGGGTTGTAGCCACCTTATTCCTAGCCCCCATGATACCTTGCACAAATTATGGAACCAATGTCTTTCATGGTAACATGACACTCTTAGAGCGTTCGGTACAGCATATCATTGATTCATGACGATCTAGTGTAACAACTTTATTGAGAGGATACGACTAAGCCTGTTATTATTGCTTAGCCAACATAGCTAATGCTTCTCAAGCCATGAAAGTGCCACCGGTGAATCAGTTATAATGATACTTTGTTTACTAGATTTTGGGTGATACTTATGCCAAGCACCGGAAGTGTCCCCAATAATGTTTTCCCCAGTAACCTCACCAGGAACTTTGTGGATTATTCTTCTCCGTCTGATGTTGACAGTTACCGAcctgatattttcttttatgtgtCTGCTACAGACCCAGAGCACCAGGAAAGGTTTGAACACTGGCTGTGTGAAGTGAACAGCTCTGATGGCATCTCCCTCCTCACAGCACTAGCACACATGGCCACACCAACTCAGCACTCTGACCCCGCATTCATCACAACCATAACTCTACTGATTTACCAGGTGCGTCAAAGAGAGGCTGAGGGAAAACACTAGAGGCACGttcaaaatacacacaaagagTAATTTTATTGGTTAGGACACTGTGTATTTCACATAGAGTACTGATGAGAGCCAATATGAAAACACTGAGGAGGGTAGCACAGAGAAAGCATAACATTTCAAGGATATGTAACACTGGTTAAAAATTCATCACCATGGTCCCTTTGgtagaaaacatacagtaactaACTTGTTCTTTTCTTCTACATCTCTCGTCTTATTTTTGCTCCAGGTGTCTTATGTGAGTGTGTCTACCAGAGAAACTTACTCTAAAGTGGGGAGGGAGTTGCTGGctgccatagcaacagtccATCCCTATGTTGTCTCTGTGCTCCtggagagactgagagagaccATACAAACTGTAGGAATGGTTCGTATTGCTATTCTGTTAATACTTTTGGTTTTAACTGCAAGTACTTGAGAGGAAAATAAGTGACTGTGATAATATCTGTTGTGTGAATATTTGTGCGCATGTGTGTCATAGGTGGCTCTTTACTTGTGCAAAGAGCTTCCTCTGAGTTTGTGGCGGCCCCGGCCAGAGGAGATATGTGTGATCGGAGCATGGTTGCTCCAGCATCCCCTGTCTGCTGTGGAGAACCGGCTGGCTTGTGTCATACTGGAGGGTCTGAACTGGGGCTACACACAGGTAGTTTTTACTGATGCAATGAAGATGATGTGTCCATATATCTTGTTGTGAGTTTGTCTTTAAACTTGCTTCTTCTCGCAGGATGGCTCCTTGGCCCTGTCTTCATCCCTCCACAGTGAAGTGGCTCTGCTGGTGGCTGAAGCCTTTCAGAAGTACCTTACTGACAAACCATACAGTGGCCTCATATCAGAGGGAATCAAACAGGTGACACATTTACTTTTCTCTCACAAACTGGGCATCCAACATTCATTTGGAAGCATGTTTTCTTATTATTGTCTCTCTTACTaacccccccgccccccccccctcagGTGTCTTACCTCGCCAGTGTCCTTCGTTTGGGTGTATCTCCTGAAGCATCCTTTAGCCAATGGGCATGGCAGCTGTTGCTAAGGTTGAAGCTCCACGGCAACGCCCAGAACCCAAAAGGAGCCTGGTCTGTCCCCGCTTTGACATCCAACCCACCTCcagagctcacacacactcccagcaTGCACTCTGTCATCAGGGCTGTTAAAGCAGGCATCCCTATTGGATGCTACCTGTCCATCGCCATGACAGCAGTGGGACATAGGTATTTATTCACTCAAGCTATTTATAATGCTTATATTTACATAGAATTTGAATGAAGTTAATCTCCTCTGGGTGTTTTTCTAGCCTGGAACACTTTTGTACCGATGGAGTTGGATTGTTGAAGAGTCTGATTCAGTCGCGCCACCTGAGAGCTGCTGTGCATCTTCTGGACAACATCCTACCCCCAACCTACCCTCTCAGCTTCTACCTGCTCAACAACTCTCAGTAAGAAAGAAACATCCTTCCTGCACAGCCTATAAAGACCACAAAGAAAGTTATTTATAAGAGCAGCTATTATATCTCCAACTGTCGTCCCTCTTTTTTTGCCAGGTTTGTAAGCTGTATCCAGTTGTTCCTGCAGTACGACAGCGTGTGTCCTCAAGGTGTGACACAGCAGGTCACTCACCGGGTAGCGCCACTTCTCACAGGAACCACCTATGGAGACAACGTCCGACTGCTGAACAGTGTCATTCAGGTTTGTCACAACAAGCTTTCCTATAAAGGTGCATGTCAGATTTTCAGTTGTCACAGACAATTGTTT encodes the following:
- the LOC140996561 gene encoding protein limb expression 1-like encodes the protein MRMSKVKMEESMMSYLSQSETDTSPNDLNVVAMLHNFWEQRQMSQSNRSIGESDGSVGDTAIKTESLLLYESAPSPGPPYICYVTLPGGSCFGNYKVCDTQAEARRDAARVALMNSLVNELPCRRISPQFITQSLQQAATDSAVSIEDACDSSTSIGTYSLLLHSYIGRTMLEFQEMMTIFQLLHWNGTLKVLRERQCSRQSVITYYSQRGLDEYMRSSLALDWLGREQRSPGRLAEELQVAQRELVLARRRGIELRFYKEKTEILSLALSQAYIHHTPEDFSQVQSHTYKQEQLPLHPLYSQDSEVQITPPCSPSPSLHKNTKQTVCQTSGKHMPSNSPSSCSQETFVPINNFE